The genomic region aattgtaaatatggATTTTATATGTAACAGTCCAATTCATCCACTTAAGAATATTGCCAGCTTTGATATTTCAAGTCTTATAATTTTGTTATTGATGATGGAGGACGAAAATTATTTCATTCATTAAAAGatatttacaaaagaaaaatatttatgtCTTTATAAAATATGTTTCGTTTTTAACGGATGTGATGATCTTTTAGATTCTAGGTCTAAAATCAATAATATCTATTAAAAGTTACAATTATTTTTTGGTTAGATTGTTTggtgtatgtatgtatataactTTCAGTACTTGTAGAAAGGATTATTTTAATTTGCTTCtcttaatttataatatttgggTGTTGTTTTATGTATTTctctattaatttaaaaaatNNNNNNNNNNNNNNNNNNNNNNNNNNNNNNNNNNNNNNNNNNNNNNNNNNNNNNNNNNNNNNNNNNNNNNNNNNNNNNNNNNNNNNNNNNNNNNNNNNNNNNNNNNNNNNNNNNNCCAGCAATTCAACCCAAAATTTAAACGGACTTAATTTTAAAGACAAAGTCTACCCATTTAAATAGGTAAATAAGCTGACCCGATGGATTTGACCCATTTTGACAACTCTAAAAAACACCTATATACTTTTTAGAATTTGATCATCCCTATTCAATTGGTTGATTAAATAAATCATGAAATACACACAGCAAAAGCAAGTTAAGGTGTTAAGCTCCTATGACTGTTTTAACCTTTAATAACATCCGTATGAAGGATAAAGGTggaaaatttattaaatataacaTTGAAATGTAAGATAACAAACATATTGGtttgaaatttttattcaaatttttacaagtttttttttttttttttggatttcaaattttcaattgtTAATCAAAGGTAGTTTTATTTGGGTTTTTGGGTTACTAGATATGGGTTTATTTAGAGAAAGGTTTTTCCTTCTGAAGATGTGATTAGTTTTCTGTTAATTGTTTGGGCCTTGACTTCTGAAATTACCAAATCAGAGGCCCAATCCCCAAGAAATGATACAAGATCAGCCCAATATTAGGACAAAAAACGAGAGGAAttgatgaaagaaaaataatgatatgacaaaataaaaaggaaaaaagaaaaataataatagttcCAAAATAGATTTTTGTTTATCATAATTATTAGGAGATATTTTCcaatttccatttccatttttCCCCCCTCCTAAAAGTTAATTAAATTGCATTTAAGAATTTATTGTTAGTTAGACAATAAATTAttctatataaaaattaaaatttaaactttacaaATTTAGTTAAACGAACTATGAATTGATTATTCGATcagttataattattttttttttttaatcttaaagtaaaatttatttaacattttttatagacagtaaaaaaaaattggataaaaatGCTTATTATTATGTTAATATTCCAATGGAACATAATCTAATAATTTCTATTCAATGGAAACAtgagaatccaacaaagattttCATCATCTTGAAACAAACAAtgccttgttcttcttcttccttactttctctctcatctttctctctcttccctcCTCACACAAAACTCAACCCACCAAAACCATCATTCCCTCAGCGCTTCTCAGTCAAATCCTCCATTGACAAAAACAAAACAAGTTCATGGGTGAGTCCAGATTGGCTCACATCACTCTCAAGGTCCCTCAcgaatggaaaagatgatgattCTGGAATCCCCATAGCAAGTGCAAAGCTTGATGATGTTTCTGACCTTCTTGGTGGTGCATTATTCTTGCCTCTCTTCAAGTGGATGAAAGAGAATGGACCCATTTACCGTTTGGCTGCTGGGCCTAGGAACTTTGTTGTTGTTAGTGACCCTGCCATTGCCAAGCATGTGCTCAAGAACTATGGCAAATATGCTAAGGGTCTTGTTGCTGAGGTTTCTGAGTTTCTCTTTGGTTCTGGTTTTGCCATTGCTGAAGGCCCTCTCTGGACAGTAATGTTTCCTTCTTCACTGAATTTCTTATGAGCATGttttcaattttgaattttgaaggtgttTATGTGTTTATAAGGTTCATTTGGATTTTTGAGAATAGGAATCTCTTGTGGGGTTATACCAATTTGTGTGCTTTGTTTGTGCTTTCAACTTTAGAAACTTGTTATTTTGAAGTAATGAGATGCAATGCCTTTGTTGGCAATGGATTATGGTGAAATAGGCTTAAGTAATGCTAGTTAGATTTAAATTGGAGTTAAGCCATTATTAACCTGGTTAATCTAATTAGGAGAGTCATTGCACTTGAACCATCAACTTGTAGCTACAGTTTCTGGCTTAGTAGTAACTAGTAAGTGCTCAATCCAACAATTTGTGTCTGAGTGAAGGTCATTGCTTTAATTCCTTAGTAGGCACAAAATGTTGGGTACAAGTGCCGGTGGAGGGAGAGTGTTGATTGAACTTTGAAGGCTAACATTCATCTTTGGAAGGGTGTTTTCATGTAAAATGTATTGTGCTTACTTTATTGCCGGTTCACTTAAATTTTCGCAACGAGCCCAACCTGAAAACAACCACTTAGTTGTGTAAACCATGTATTCTTTTGGTTAGATTGGTACTGGTTGTGCTTGTGATGATTTTGTATACTTTCTTAGGCAACTAGCTCGTTATTACAGCTGTTTTCTGAAATGTATTAGGCCAGGCGCAGGGCTGTGGTTCCTTCTCTTCACAAGCGATACTTGTCGATTATAGTGGATAGGGTATTTTGTAGATGTGCTGAGAGATTAGTGGAGAAGCTACAACCTGATGCACTCAATGGAACTGCAGTTAACATGGAGGACAAGTTTTCGCAGTTGACTCTTGATGTTATCGGTTTATCTGTATTCAACTACAATTTCGATTCGCTGAATTCTGATAGTCCTGTTATCGAAGCTGTTTACACTGCATTGAAAGAGGCAGAGGCTCGGTCCACTGATCTTTTGCCATATTGGAAGGCAAGTTCTTTCTCATTTCGCCAATCCATGATAAGAGTTTTCTTTCTGTATTGGTTATGCCActtttcattcttcttattttgttgcAGATTAACTTTCTTTGTAAGATTATCCCTAGACAAATAAAGGCTGAAAAGGCCGTTAGTATTATCAGGACGACGGTCGAAGATCTTATTAAAAAATGTAAAGAAATCGTAGAAGCTGAGGGAGAAAGAATTGATGATGAAGAATATGTGAATGACACCGATCCTAGTATTCTCCGGTTCTTGCTTGCCAGCAGAGAAGAGGTTCATTTACTTGATGCTAAATTACATAAACTGAGATATTGATTGATCATAGCTTAGCCAAGTAAATTGTATCTTGAAATTTTTTTCTGGTATGAAGAGCTTTTCTATGTTGATTATTTTTCTTGATGGTTCGTATGTTGCAGGTTTCGAGTGTGCAATTACGGGACGATCTTTTGTCACTATTAGTTGCTGGCCATGAGACCACTGGTTCAGTGTTAACCTGGACCCTTTATCTTCTAAGTAAGGTACAAATTTGCTTTTCTTTgctccttttcttctttcttgaagATAAGATTTCCGTTTTTTCGCAATCAACTTTATGAATTGATTAGTAAGCCTCCCTCCAATTTCTCCTCAGCATCAATGAGTTGCTCACTGCATATATTTTGTGTCTGTATTTATGTATTTTGACATATCATTATGGATCAACCTCCTCTGAAGCGAGGAAGTTGCTAAAGTGAGAAAGTGAGAATCTAATCACTCTTGAATTAAGATGGTAGGACTCACACATGATAGAAGTTACAAATTTAATAGTGATTAACCTCTTACTTTATTACTTTACAATTCTCCTCGCTTTAGAGAATCTTTTTCCATATGATTACTAGCATTGAGTGAAAAAATAAGAGTTTCACCATGGCTTTTCTGTCCCCCGACCCCCATTTTGCGCAGGATTCTTCGGCGTTGGCAAAAGCACAAGAAGAGGTAGACAGAGTTTTACAGGGAAGACGTCCCGCCTATGAAGATATTAAAGATCTTAAGTTCTTGACACGCTGCATCATCGAGTCACTCCGTCTTTATCCACATCCTCCAGTAGGTTCCTATGCTTCTCAGAATGATTTTGTAATAACTTGGGTTGATAACATTTAAATTGATGGctaaaattgtgaataaataAATAGCTAATTTTCATCCTGAAGGTGTTGATAAGAAGAGCTCAAGTTCCTGATGAACTTCCTGGTTCTTACAAAGTCAATGCTGGTCAAGATATTATGATTTCTGTGTACAATATACATCATTCTTCTGAGgtatattctttttcttctttcattttcACTTTGCTACATGTTAATCCTAAAGGTGAAAACTCGCATGCAACTgtctttatgtgaagttgataactgagagccgttaaatgatttgTCAAGTTTGACTAAAAGAAAACAGTCGAATGTGAGTTTTTACCTAAATCTTAATGCACTGTGTTGCATAATCAAGTGCTTTTGCCCACTTTCAAATTCACCATTTTGATCTATTCCACAAATGATTTTGCAAGGTTTGGGACAGGGCTGAAGAGTTTTTGCCGGAAAGATTCGACATGGATGGGCCGGTGCCGAATGAGACGAACACGGATTTCAGGTTTGCATCATGTCATTGCAACAACAATAGTAATTCTTTTTATCTGTCACTGTCACTTTTTGGTACATCTGTTACTTGTTGTGCACACTAGCTTAGACTTTAACGTTGACTCGAAACATATGACAGATTCATTCCGTTCAGC from Arachis ipaensis cultivar K30076 chromosome B02, Araip1.1, whole genome shotgun sequence harbors:
- the LOC107626444 gene encoding carotene epsilon-monooxygenase, chloroplastic isoform X1; this translates as MPCSSSSLLSLSSFSLFPPHTKLNPPKPSFPQRFSVKSSIDKNKTSSWVSPDWLTSLSRSLTNGKDDDSGIPIASAKLDDVSDLLGGALFLPLFKWMKENGPIYRLAAGPRNFVVVSDPAIAKHVLKNYGKYAKGLVAEVSEFLFGSGFAIAEGPLWTARRRAVVPSLHKRYLSIIVDRVFCRCAERLVEKLQPDALNGTAVNMEDKFSQLTLDVIGLSVFNYNFDSLNSDSPVIEAVYTALKEAEARSTDLLPYWKINFLCKIIPRQIKAEKAVSIIRTTVEDLIKKCKEIVEAEGERIDDEEYVNDTDPSILRFLLASREEVSSVQLRDDLLSLLVAGHETTGSVLTWTLYLLSKDSSALAKAQEEVDRVLQGRRPAYEDIKDLKFLTRCIIESLRLYPHPPLIFILKVLIRRAQVPDELPGSYKVNAGQDIMISVYNIHHSSEVWDRAEEFLPERFDMDGPVPNETNTDFRFIPFSGGPRKCVGDQFALLEAIVALTIFLQNMNFELVPDQNISMTTGATIHTTNGLYMKLSKR
- the LOC107626444 gene encoding carotene epsilon-monooxygenase, chloroplastic isoform X2; translation: MPCSSSSLLSLSSFSLFPPHTKLNPPKPSFPQRFSVKSSIDKNKTSSWVSPDWLTSLSRSLTNGKDDDSGIPIASAKLDDVSDLLGGALFLPLFKWMKENGPIYRLAAGPRNFVVVSDPAIAKHVLKNYGKYAKGLVAEVSEFLFGSGFAIAEGPLWTARRRAVVPSLHKRYLSIIVDRVFCRCAERLVEKLQPDALNGTAVNMEDKFSQLTLDVIGLSVFNYNFDSLNSDSPVIEAVYTALKEAEARSTDLLPYWKINFLCKIIPRQIKAEKAVSIIRTTVEDLIKKCKEIVEAEGERIDDEEYVNDTDPSILRFLLASREEVSSVQLRDDLLSLLVAGHETTGSVLTWTLYLLSKDSSALAKAQEEVDRVLQGRRPAYEDIKDLKFLTRCIIESLRLYPHPPVLIRRAQVPDELPGSYKVNAGQDIMISVYNIHHSSEVWDRAEEFLPERFDMDGPVPNETNTDFRFIPFSGGPRKCVGDQFALLEAIVALTIFLQNMNFELVPDQNISMTTGATIHTTNGLYMKLSKR